Part of the Geobacter pickeringii genome, GGCACCTCCATCTACCTGACCATGGCGGCGCTCTTCGTGGCCCAGGCCACCAACACCCCCCTCACCCTCCAGCAGCAGCTCACCATCCTGGCGGTCCTCCTCCTCACCTCCAAGGGGGCGGCGGGGGTCACCGGCAGCGGCTTCGTCACCCTGGCGGCCACCTTCGCGGCCATCCCGACCATCCCCGTGGCGGGCCTCGCCCTCATCCTCGGCATCGACCGCTTCATGTCGGAAGCCCGCGCCCTCACCAACCTCATCGGCAACGGCGTGGCCACGGTGGTGGTCTCCAAGTGGGAGAAAGAGCTGGACGAGACGAGAATGCAGCGGGTGCTGAACGGCGAAGGGGACGAGGAGCTGGAAGGCGACAACCTCGACGAACTGGCGCCGGAATCGGCACTGGACGCCGAGCCGGCCGCCGACTGATCGCCGGCTGAACCCGGACGCAATAAAGGCCGCTTCCCTCCACGGGGAGCGGCCTTTTTGCATCCGGAGACCGGGCAGCCCTAGCGTCCCGTCACCGTACCCAGTGCATTCCACCCCTTGAGGAGATCCAGGGCCCGCACCACTTGGTAGTCCTTCTTCGCGTCATCGGCGGCTGCCACGGGCGCGGCCGACTTTTTGCCCCCCCCCTTCGGTGCCGTGTCACTCTCCCCGCCGAGATGGTTATCCAGATCCTTCTCGTGGAAATCCTCCCGCTGCTCGTCCTTCACCGCCTTCAGCTCGGCGCTCTCCACGACGATGTCGGGGACGATCCCCTTGGCCTGGATGGAGCGCCCCTTGGGGGTGAAGTAGCGGGCGGTGGTCAGCTTGAGCCCGGCCCCGTCGCGCATCGGGATCACCGTCTGCACCGATCCCTTGCCGAAGCTCGGCGTCCCGATGATGACCGCCCGGCCGTGGTCCTGCAGTGCCCCGGCCACGATTTCGGAGGCGCTGGCGCTGCCGCCGTTGATCAGGATGACCATCGGATACCGGGGCTCCTTCTCGCCGACGGTGGCGCTGAACTTCCGGCTGGCATAGTGTTCCCGCCCCTCGGTATAGACGATGAGGCCGTTGTCGAGCCGATCGCCGACGAACCGCCCCGCCACGGAGACCGCCGCATCCAGGAGCCCGCCGGGGTTGTTGCGGAGATCCAGCACCAGCCCCCGGAGGTTTCCGCCGTTTTCCTTCCGCAGCTTCGCCAGGGCGGCAGCGAGCTCTTCGCCGGTCCGCTCCTGAAAA contains:
- a CDS encoding S41 family peptidase, translating into MLTTRMKITLGLVATIVVLALGVAGGWRSRGEAGGGSGGASLKLFREVLYHIRTSYVEEVDRKKLLEGAVNGMLASLDPHSAYLPPEPFTEMKVEMAGSFGGLGIEITLKEGKLIVVSPIEDTPAWRAGLRSGDHIAKIDGTPTRGLTITEAVKRMRGEKGTRVTLTILREGEAKLLVVPLVRDVIKTRSTRARTLEPGYGYVRIGHFQERTGEELAAALAKLRKENGGNLRGLVLDLRNNPGGLLDAAVSVAGRFVGDRLDNGLIVYTEGREHYASRKFSATVGEKEPRYPMVILINGGSASASEIVAGALQDHGRAVIIGTPSFGKGSVQTVIPMRDGAGLKLTTARYFTPKGRSIQAKGIVPDIVVESAELKAVKDEQREDFHEKDLDNHLGGESDTAPKGGGKKSAAPVAAADDAKKDYQVVRALDLLKGWNALGTVTGR